One stretch of Akkermansia sp. RCC_12PD DNA includes these proteins:
- a CDS encoding thioredoxin family protein, producing the protein MNTFFHIAGTASLSLAVAPATLAAPVWEIDFNKGLETARDGNRTVMVEFTGSDWCPPCKYLRSTILDSPEFANYAERNKLVLVELDFPRTPGKISKELMKEREDIMRRYGVTGFPTVMLMDGTGAPYARIVGPTKTAPEYLEKLTKAQDLKNSLNGEIAVARKLSGSERAAALAKALEKVPAELQGYHKELIAEIMASDPEDRFGFGKKEKEARMMAQQSEMLEQFYLSQRGKIRGEELRKSREEAEKILSSPDLLPPIRLKLNKFISDSYALERNYPKSLEYLKSARDSDPGSKESSRLQPWIENMEKIIAREK; encoded by the coding sequence ATGAATACCTTTTTTCATATAGCAGGGACGGCTTCACTTTCTCTGGCCGTAGCTCCCGCCACTCTCGCCGCTCCGGTCTGGGAGATTGATTTCAACAAGGGACTGGAGACGGCCAGGGACGGAAACCGCACCGTGATGGTGGAATTCACCGGTTCCGACTGGTGCCCGCCCTGCAAATACCTGCGCAGTACCATTCTGGACTCTCCGGAATTTGCAAACTATGCGGAAAGAAACAAGCTGGTGCTTGTGGAACTGGACTTTCCGCGTACGCCGGGGAAAATCTCTAAGGAACTCATGAAGGAACGAGAGGACATTATGCGGCGGTATGGCGTTACCGGTTTTCCCACCGTGATGCTGATGGACGGAACCGGAGCTCCCTATGCCCGGATCGTGGGGCCCACAAAAACGGCGCCGGAATATCTGGAAAAGCTGACAAAGGCCCAGGATCTGAAAAATTCGCTGAACGGGGAAATTGCCGTTGCCCGGAAGCTCTCCGGCAGCGAACGGGCTGCCGCCCTGGCGAAGGCTCTGGAAAAAGTGCCCGCGGAATTGCAGGGATACCACAAGGAATTGATCGCGGAAATCATGGCGTCTGACCCGGAAGACCGGTTCGGATTTGGAAAGAAGGAGAAGGAAGCGCGCATGATGGCGCAGCAAAGTGAGATGCTTGAGCAATTTTATCTCTCTCAGAGGGGGAAGATAAGAGGTGAGGAGCTCCGGAAGAGCCGCGAAGAAGCTGAAAAAATACTGTCGTCTCCCGATCTCCTGCCACCAATCCGTTTGAAACTGAATAAATTCATCAGTGACAGCTATGCCTTGGAACGCAACTATCCTAAATCCCTTGAATACCTGAAAAGCGCACGCGATTCCGATCCCGGCTCCAAGGAATCCTCCAGGCTGCAACCCTGGATAGAAAATATGGAAAAAATCATAGCACGCGAAAAATAA